CTGCAGTTTCTCAgttgctcagggctgctgctgcaaactGCCAATTCAGAAATTGCAGCTGACTGACATGTTCAACCAACTGGAAAACCCTATTTACAGTTTGCAACTTCTATATCTGGAAAACTTTCAGTATGTTCATCGTTAAAAAGTACTGTGATCAACATAGCATGGTTGACAAGAGTCACATTTTGCTTgcttatcaaaaatacaatcAACTCTGACATGTGGTGGGAACATGCACTTGAGATGATAATGAAAATGCTGTATGGAGATCATGTACTGAGAACCCACAGTGTATTGAGCCTTCCACAACTGAGGGACAGACAAAGCATTTTAGAAGAGGGTTTCAATTGCTAGTATTTCATAAAGTCAAAAAAAGCTAAAAGGTAACATCTATAAATTGTGTGGCATAAGAAGAGAaacataaaatatgaaaataagcAGATTAGTATAGCTGAGGGGGAGTGATGGGCATCTAGAGACAGAGACCAACCTTCCTGAGAGGCCAGCTCCTGAGACTGGTCAGCAGTCAAGTTTAAATGAGTCTCTTTCTGTTCATCAGAACCCAGAAGGCTGTGGTCAGCTGATAAACggcctttcttctcttctctctctttcaaaataatctagaaacaaaaccaacagcTGTCAGCATCTGAAAATTAGATATTCCTGTAAATAAAAACATCCCTTTCACCGAACATAACAATGTTAAATGAGTTGTTTTGAACCTTCTTAATCATGCCAGGTTAGAAACCTTGGAAATCATTTCAGTTTCCTCTTTGATCACAAAGACTATTTCACTGCAGCATTTTACAGATGGTATACTCAATACTGACACACTTCTACATAAATAGTGCTTTCAATAGTTTAAGTATTTTCACAGCTTCCTTTCTGATACATAACATTCACTCATTAACAATTCCTCATCCCCATGCCTGTAAAAGAATACCTTATGCAGGCATACCAACCATCTTTATGAAGCACCTCAATAAAGATAACCCTTtctataaaagaaaggaaagtgcAAAGGTGAGTAGCCATGGATATACTGCTATTACTATCATTTTTAATAGCAAAACCATAAAATCCTTGACAAAGTTTAGAAAACTTTTCTGAGCAGATGAATTCCTCTAACTCAGATCACGGGCAGGTCAGAAGAAGGCCTGCATTTTTAGGGCTCACTTTTTATACTTTACCTTCTGATCTCCATATATATACTCTATTCCTTCTGCACATACCTAATTTATGACTGCATGAATATAGATACATACAAGCAATTAATTATTTCTAAGCTTACTTAAAAATTGTGGGTTTGCTGCAAGTTCTTTACCCATCTCTATAAAAAGGAGTAAGAAAAACTAAGGTTACCATACTAAATTGCACTACAGACTAGTAATCAGCCACAGGAAAAACCTATGGAAGCTTTTCCATGTGTTCTAGTGCCTGCAgttcaaaaatgaaaacaccCTTGCAATCTGTATTGAGATACATTTTTATTAACTTCAACTGATTAGGTGGATATAAAAGTTATGTTAAATGTCTAGATCCAAAGGAGAGGGCATCAGTTCAGCAGAACTGGAGGCAGAAGCTCATAATTCCCTTGCCCTGCACTCATGGCAACTAGTCCTCAACTAAGAAAATAacagggttttttaaatattatttttgaagTTTGAGTGTGGGTCAAAATACTCCAAGGCTGGCACATTTACCTTTTTAAGTGCTGTAGGGCGTTTCAGTTTTGcaatctctctctcttttcctcttttcacttTTGGGGCAGTTGAATCCAAAGGATTAAGGCAACCCATAGAGGGCTGTCCCTTTGTTAAGGACTTTCTGCTGGCAGATTCTTTGGTATGaaagggagcagcactgccaacTAAATACAAGATAGATATTAGTTTCACCAAAAGCCATGTCAGCTTTATTTCAACACTGTTTTCAGAATTTCCACTGATGAATTCTCTAAGTAGATTTTCCTTCCTTGGAGAAAAAGCAGCTCATAATGACAGGAAAATTACATCATCAGATATTGTTGCTTCCAGATGGTTTTAAGCTTTCTACAACTTAGCCTCATGTTTTAGGAAACTGTGGATTCCAGggattattttaataaatgggAAGGGGTCTCTCTCAAATGACTACATGTAGCTTTATTAGTTAGATGATTATGGTAAGATAAATTGCAAATATTTATCCAAACGTTGATTTTCAGTTGTTAAAGACTTGAATAGTTGACAGGACAAAACAGATGAGAGTGCAGCATGTAGTTAAGTGGATCTTTTGccagaaagaataaaacaagTGCTGTCTCCAATAGAAATGCCAACAGTTCTTTGCTGAGCTTTGTTTGATATAACCTTGCCAACTTGAATCCATGTTTGAACACGGCTGAAAGTCAAAGCAGGTAAAGGAACCAACACACCAGAAAGAAAATGGTAACTATGTGCATAATGATGGACTCCAGGCTACATTCAAGAGCTTAGGAATCAGGCAGGGTTATAAAAAGTAATTACAAAAATGTCAATTCTGCATTTGGCAGCAGGTattaaaaaagttaatttaatgTTGTGTTGACACAgacatagcaaaaaaaaaaagcattatcaAGCCATTGTATACATTCATGATGGAACTATAACTTAATCTGTGAATGTCTGATCTTATTTTTAGAAGGATACAGTAAAACTACACAAAggtacagaaaaagaaatatggaTTGTCAGAAAAGGTACTTCCAGAATTAAATAACTAAATAGACTAGGACTCTTCGGAGACCTGACAGACATCTAAGAatcagaagaggaaagaagggaATGACTGCTCAGTCTGTGTAAAACTAAGGCTGTGAAAGCTAACAAAATTTTGACTTAgagcacaaaaaaacccaatactGAActccatcccaaaaaaacacagcagaaggaaatgtttCTCCACACAGGATGTAGTAAGGTTACAATTCATTGCTACTGGACATTATGGATGGTAAAAGCATAAGGTAAAAACAATGGACAGTTTAAGAAACAAATTTGATTTGAGTAAGCCTTGGGTCAGGAGACCTTGAATTATAAACAGCAGAAATGGGAAGAATATCCTAATGACATATCCCTCCCTATCACAGTCAAAGGTATCCCCTCTTTCAAAGAGGATTTTATAACATCTTTAGTAGAGATGTTCCTTTCACATATTCATTTCAGCACTGAATTACTCTCAGGACACAAATGAGTTTTGAACAGCAGATCTTAAAAGACATTTGGCCTCAGCTCTAGATGGATTTTCACTACTGCATACTGCAGCTCAGAGGATGATAGCACAGGTAATTTATtgagaaatgcatttaaaataatcttcCCAGGTTTTTATCATGCTTATATTCAACAGCTAAAActtgacagaaagaaaaacattcaagATATTCAGATCAATCACATTCATGTTGGCACAAAGTGTATTTAGGCATTGTCAGGCACATTAGAAATACCTGTGTATGAGAGAGGCCTGGTGTTGGTGATCTGACGAGCTTTCAttgcttgctgctgcttttcaagAGCTGCTAGCATGTCACCCAAATCTAACTGAACAGGGGTCTTGCTCTtctttccagctgcttttgATAAAGCCTCCTACAACAGGAACATCACATACAATAAATACAAAGGAATGGTGCCTGCAACATTCTTTACAAACGATTACTGCTATTAGAGATTAAGAGGAGCAACAGATAACTAATCCTCCTCTTGACCAAgtgctgggggtgggcagggtgCTACACACTTGAAGTTTTTTCTGTTCCATGCTTATCTCTGAATACTCTTGAGCTGTTGCAAGTGCTGCAGCCAAGGCCTTCTTCTTCTGGCTTTTTGCACGCTTTGGTACAGAGGTTGTAATGGGAATTGGAGTTTGGACTATATTGATTGGAGAATTCTCTGGTAAGTCATCCAACtagaattttaaacaaaatccaaaaaacccacagttaAAAGACCTTTCTCTAcagacccccaaatttggggcaTTTCAGAAATCAAATCACCCAAGGTTTTGATTACCAGTATGACATCCTAATTAATTACAGCTAGATGACAAGTTAATAAAACTactttatatttcatttttgtatGGGAAAGCTATTCTATTTAGCTCCAATGATGGCTTTAGAAGGTTTTTCCAATCTGATTACTAAAACaatttccccctccccaagATTTCACATAGGACTTGACTTTCCTGGAAAGCAGCCAAATAGATTAAGCAGTCTATAGGCACAGTTCtgcaacaaaatatttaagtagATCACATACTAAAAAAAGTACCTTTCCAACAACTGTTCCCACAGCCTTAAAGCAGATGCAGATTGAAATTAAAGAAACTACACGAAttgtaattattttgaaaaactgaCACCATTACTACATACTTGCAGATTTAACAATTTTAAGAGATGTCTGCATGAAAGCATCATGATGCAGCCTGGGACAGTCTGTGACACTGAGTGTCTGCAACATGTATCTTACAatctcatttaaaaagaaaaatcctggagTTTTGGGTTTCTTTAATATGGGTTCCCTGCAGAACTTATTTTAATTGGCATTTCTTTAGCATCCAAGGCTGGTAacacaaacaccccaaaatcaacaTAATTACTGCAATGTAAGTCATGTAGCAGAGATTCctaaaaaaattacacaaacTGAATAGTCTCAAAAGACAATgctttgcaaaagaaaataactgcTTACTACTTTGGGTGAAATCTTCTGCTGGATGCTACTACTTTTGCTGCTGCCATTGTCACTATTTAGCTCTGGAAATTCATCTTCATCCTAAATAATACAGAAGTTAAGAATAAAAAGGATGGAACCAAAGTCACCTGAGAAGCATCAACTGAAACTGCCTAAGTTAAAAACCAAACTGAATCCCTAAGTCCCACAAAAGCTAGAAGGGATTATGTGACATGaatagaaaataatgaaaaattaagaaagtatttctgtatccaaatagtattttttttaagaaaaattttcttttttacaccCAAATAAAAAATCCTATTACAATTAGGATTGCCAGCAAACACATCAATTTCTACTCACAAGTGAACAAAAAAAGTTACTTGAAGGCTGCTTATTTAATTTGTCAACCAGAGTGTTCCAAATTACCGCACTTTCCACAACACCCAAATACAAGTCACTTTCAGTACACAATGCAAGGATCATCTAATAAATTAGTATCCTTGACTGTACACCTCCTGGAGCCAGATGTTTGGTAACTTGCCATTGAGAACATCACACACTCCACACACAACTGGCATTGCTACTATGTGGAAAGGGTTTTCATCCAACAGTACCTCAAAATACAGAGGTTCAGGACTCggctctgctctgcttgccTGGCTCGTAGCTAAAGGTTTTTCCTGTCGTTTCTGCAAACTCTGCATTCTTTCTGAAGATGTGCTGTGGTCTCTGCATCTGAAACCAGACTGAAAAACACAAGTGTGACtggcattttgtaatttcaATATTTCAAGGTATGTATGTGCATGCACATAAAGCTGTCTCATCCCTGCTAATCAGAAACTAGGTAGAGTTTTTAGAGGATAAATTGTGCTTTggtgttggggatttttttttggtgaggctttctggtgtgttttttttggttgtctttttctttaaagcctGCACAAAAATTCTATAGACAGTACCAGATTATTCCTCCCCCTCAAGACAGTTAATCTTTAAATTTGTAACTTAAATAAAAAGGTTTCTTTTGGCCAAATATGAACAaactcaggagctgctggtgactAACAGCCATGAACCCTGAGGAACTGTCTGTAACCATGATCACTCCAAAGAACTTCCTCCCACTACATAATTATTCTGCATGCAGTTACTGCTTTTTCAACACATTTTTTATGACAATGCCCATGCACACAATTCTCTAAAGGCCAGAGACAGCAGCATAGTGGTATAGGAATTCTTCTGTTTATTATGTGACAGGTTGGTGGAAACCCATGTGCGAGTGGTTGGCAAAAACCAGTGGATGACTTGAATTTCACATTTATACTTACCTGCTTCTCAAGAAAATTTCCTAGAGACCCCCTACCAATTTAGTTTCAACAGAAAATCGTTTCTAGGACAATTCTGCCTTGAGGTACAGTGAATTTGGCTGAGGCAACCTCATTTAAAACTTTTTGTGccagctttgtttttaaatatcttaAATAACTGCCAGATTTAGAGTCTAAACTGTGACTGGATGAAAGAAAGTCTGGTTCTTCCTGCTCTCCCAATGCCATAAACTAACAATAGTGGCTTCCAAAGCCTCTGATTTGACAGCAAGTTATAAAAAGATTCAGAACTGCTACATTGCCAGATAGAAGCTTGTGGATGCTTGTATCTATAATAAACCTACAGTTACCAAACAGGAAGATTCAAGACAATTTAAGAATTCCATCTAAAAACCTTAACAGGCCAAGCTGGCTCACATATGTTTGCACAAACAGGCACGTTTATACAAAGCTGCCACTTGGAGCTCAGATTTCTTGTCTGCAATAGCAGAGTTCAAGCAAAACCTACGTTTAAACACAGGCAAATGTTTCAGCTTTCTTTGTACCCCTCTGGATCACCTGCCCCAATAAAATATCTCAAAATTAGGAAGACcaccttctcctttctcctcacaTACAAATAACAGGAATCCTGTCCCAATTGAAGGAAGTCTCACGGAAAGATATTCAAGCTTCAGCATAAAAGAATTTTAAGCCatttagaaataataaaaactgtttaaaaaatggTATGCtaatgtaaattttaaaaagttttgaagACAACAGGAGTGAGAACACAGATTCTGATGTGTTGGTGAACTAGAATCCTTTCTTTAGAAagtttgagaattttttttcttctgaagtgtGAATGGGTCAAAAACTGAACTAACTTTTCTACATTCACACTATCGTCATTTCACAGGTTGCATTATATATGCACTGTTCTTCCTAGGCAGACACAGATAAAGCACAGGCTATAGGCAGAGAACTGTCAAGGACATTAAATtttctatatctatatatatatgatatagAGCTAACTTACAAAACATACCAGTTAGAAATGTGCAAATGAGCAAATGTGCAACTAGACTTTAAGGTCAGCTTTCTTTACTGTTTTCATTAAATAGTTTCTGAATGTTAATTTTgtaattccccccaaattccttaTTTccccatattttaaaaagccccaaatacTTCAGTTGAGAACTACTGGCAGCATACCTGTGGATTATTTCTTTGCTCAGCTTGTCTTCCACCTCTAGAAAAGGTCGGAGTTTTTTCAATCCAAGGTTTTTTTTGAGTTGCTTGGGAATTTACATTAGTCCAACCTATCCCAGCTGAAAGAGAAGTGCCATCTATGAAAAACTGAATTAGTATCCAGAACACATCATAATGATTCATATACCACCAGAGCCAGGAACACAATCCTGATACAAATAAAGTTCTGGGAGAAAGTGCTGTCACAGGAGAATTAGACTGACTTCCGTAGCTATTCTCAGATGTTGGCAGTTACCTTTATAGAACATTCAAGCTGCCAAGAATTGATCACCACAAAGCAGTGAGAAAGGAAATCTCAGGTTCACATCCATGCCAATTCCCATTCAGTCATAAACAGCAGTCCCTGGTATCACCTACTACTACCAGACTAATCAAACTATTTGTTCATGGTATATGTAATGCTTCTCAAAAGTATCAGTGCTTCTGAAACAGAGATTAAGAACTCCCTGGCGCTGTTACTACCCAGGTATGAACTGCAGCCCAAAAGGGTAAGGAAGCCTGAGGAGCACAGCTTTGTCTGAATGCTTCCACTGGAGTCtctagcatttttttttttaactcattaAAGAAAGGCAGCTGTTAATAAACTATTAGTGATAGCTATATACTTGTTCATTCAGCAAGTAACAGGTGTCTTAGTGGAGGTGGTTGGAAATCACAGTAAAGATGCATCCTCAGAAGTATCTGATCAGTTAGAGCTGCAGCTAAAGCAGATGAAGAGGTATGtaaagcaaaaatataaatgcaaCCCAGCCAAATTTTAAACAGCTCACCAGTCAAAGCAATGCTTACTTGTATTTATCGATGGTTCTACaacctgaaaaggaaaaaaaccaattattttagtaattttcaTTAGTCTGTAGGCCACAAATATAGTTAGGTTACTCAGTTATGTTTACATACATTCATTGCACATGAATCTGTATTTCTTGAAGCCATAGCTGCAGCCTGGTTATTGCCATGCTTAGGACTACAGTAGCCACTGTCACTGTCAATGTCTGCCTCACTTGCGCCCTGTTCACTGGAGGACTCTGCAGCAGGGTGAGAGGTTCTCCTGCGCCTGCCTTTTGACTTCCAAAGCATCGTGGAGGCGCTCTCAGAAAGTGACTTATTGGCTATATCTGAAGGAAAGTCTtcaagaaacaataaaaatagaattactTGTGCAGGAATTGATAAGAGACATGAAAAAGCTACACATcataaaaacaaacataaaaagaCAGTCTTTGCCTTAAACCAGCATTGAATTTAAATTATGTCTAGGTCCAACTGTTACAACGAACTCCAAGAGTTGGCAAAGTCTCTGCAGGAGTACCATGTCACTGCAACATTCTAAGGTGACATACTGAGAAGGTATCTGCAACCATCAGCACCTTTTCTTCATTATCCTTTTGAGCTGCAAAGACTTCTCTTAAAAGCTGCATCTGAATCAGGTCCACCCCCTTTTAGAAAAGATGACAACTGACACGTAGTTCTAGCTATTTCATACACCcagaacttaaaaataaaattacctgtTTGCTGTGATGCATCAACCAACAAAACAATCTTTGATCTGTTCTCAGGACCTGATGAACTGGTCTCCTTCTGAGTGGCAACATTTTTCACTGGAGGACGTTTACTTTTTATGTGCATCTGtagctgctgttgctgctttcAAACATtgccacaaacacaaaaaaaagttgATAAAAAATGAGATATGTGCTTCCTCTGcaaagatattttctttataCACTTCTACTTATCCTATTCAAAAGCAGACTTACTTTTTGAATGACTGGTCCCCTGTTACTGCTTCTGCTCCGTTGAGTGGACAATGGAAAGACTtggcctgaggggctgggacGCTCAGTGCATTCTGTAGTAACTGTACTTACAGCATTTGGTGCTTGAAAAGGTGCAGGATAGGGCGTAGGGAAAGGATGATAGAAACCCATGACCTGAGCACATGGTGCTGGCATCAGCTGATAGTAAGTATATTCTGTAGAAACAGGTGGCTGTGCAGATATTATAGGATAAGCAAGGTATGGTCCTGCAGGATTTGGGCTCGGTTGTTGCCACCTGATGTCATTGTTATATAATGGAAACTGcctattaagaaaaaaatccaaaaagaaaaagaaaattcaggcCTTGATCACCCCTTCAAAAATAACAGTTCTATTATAATAAAGTTCCTAAACTGAACATATTCTTCACTAATTATGTGAAGAAAACTGGATGCAGTTACACATAATACTGGATCAGCGACATGGCACCATGCCATGTTTTACCATGGCAGGACCCAAGCTGGACACCCAAAGCCTTGCCTCATTCAGAGATTCAGACAAAAAACCTCCTGACTGCCCTAGACAATCCAAGAGCACAGCAGGTGACTTTGGGAGGGATTTGTACCAGACCTttgcagccaggaaaaaaaaaaggcaacaaagaATATGATAGgagaaaagcaaagggaagaaaataggTGAAAGACAGAAGACAGAGAAACTTCCTCCTCATACATGAAAGGTTAAATATGGTGAACAAAAACCCTAATATACACCCACAATCACTGACTCTTCTCAAGCCTACAAGTTTAAACTCATTTAAAACCAGATCATCTTCCATGAAGATCACAACCACTTATTACCTGTTGGATTGATTTTCCTGTACAAATGGATAGCAAGTGATCAGGTAGCTAGGGATTGGAGTTGGTTCCATGCTATTAATTCCTCCACTGTCATTAGGAAGCGCCATTGGGATCATTAGTGTTTCTGGACCCTTCTTCTGAGGAATAAATGGTTCTACTTCAGCTGACAGCTTGACATTcttaagagaaaagaaagaacgTCTTCATTAATTACAATCATATATTGCTTGGGAAAATCTAGATTCATGAAGTTGTACGCAAAGAACCATGAACAGCAGGCAAACGGATGACAAGGCTACAGGATTTCTGCAGTAAACCAAGAGGTGGAAAAACAGTTGGCAAGAGCTTATTGCATCCTTCCAATCAAAGCAGGGTGTAATACAGATCACTAACGTTTAGCATTTGTGTTAACCTTTACAACGGCAATGCAAACACTAATTAATTTAAAAGGGACTGAAGCCCAGATCTTGCAGAGGATATACGAGTCGGAGCACAGAACGAAACCAAATTAGCACTGTATGTGGAGCACAGTTGTGTAGGCTTTCAGAAGTGAAACCAACATATGGAAGATGTAGTAATGCCTGGCCTGCTCTACAAAACTGACCATGTTTCTAGGCAATTATAAAAAAGACTTTTCAGCACTAAGCCATAGTTTAACTGCTAAGAGATGATGCACCACAGAAGAACCCTCCCCACACACTCTATCTGCCCAACTTGGAcgtatttttaaaagtgttaaGATTATGATTAAAGGTTGTCATAAAGAAGGCttagaaatacttttcttcGAAAGCACAGTTTAAAACTTATCTCCCTCAATCCTGAAGGTATCATTAGTTTAAGATGGTTTTGCTGACATTTTTGGTCTTGTACAACATAGCTGCATCTTACACTCAAACAACGAAAAATGTTGTATTCAATAGGACAACTGCAGAACCAAAGAACCCTTAAATTCTATATTCCACTATAACTTACATTCAGAtgaaaataatctcttttttgTACAAATATTTCAGCCTAATTATATGTGTCTCAAATTAGTACCTCATGGAGTACCAGATACTAAGAAGATTTATTCTAAAGCAGACAAGAACTCCAGACATTTTTCCTTCCATATGCCTACAAAATAATCTCAAAGGTAACACATAACCTGCAGGAGTACATGCTCTTAGAGTAGAAAGATGCAATACTGAATGTTTGCTGAGGACAGTCTTCTACCCTTGCTACTACCTCCAGACCATCCACATGAGCTGAAACAGTTAAATGGGAGCTCTGGAAGTATCATAGCAAGTAGTCCCCACCTACCATACACTTCTTACTCCATGCCTTTGCTCTGTGTCACATCCACAATCCATCCTGAGACAGCCTTCCCAACAAATACCAGAATCTCCAAATCCCCAAACTTCTTCTACTTAAATAAGATCCCATATTGGTTTAGCAGCATGGGAGTGGAAGAGGTGGGAAGGGCaagtttaaaagtttttttgaaaatacagtTGTCCTgatgaaaaatgtcttttaaactgACAAGATACACTGTTCTTGGCAGGAAAGTATTTTTTACTGACTGTTCTGAAAATGCTTATGGCTATAGTatggagatatatatatatatatggaataTAACATATGAAAGGATGTCCCATCCCAAGAAGTGTtaaggccagcttggatggggctttgagcaacctggtgtagtggaaggtgtccctgcccatggcaggggtttggaaccAAACAATTTTTAAGGTCCGTTCCAATGCAGGGCAGTCTGAT
The genomic region above belongs to Haemorhous mexicanus isolate bHaeMex1 chromosome 13, bHaeMex1.pri, whole genome shotgun sequence and contains:
- the SECISBP2L gene encoding selenocysteine insertion sequence-binding protein 2-like isoform X2, with protein sequence MDKADKNVKLSAEVEPFIPQKKGPETLMIPMALPNDSGGINSMEPTPIPSYLITCYPFVQENQSNRQFPLYNNDIRWQQPSPNPAGPYLAYPIISAQPPVSTEYTYYQLMPAPCAQVMGFYHPFPTPYPAPFQAPNAVSTVTTECTERPSPSGQVFPLSTQRSRSSNRGPVIQKQQQLQMHIKSKRPPVKNVATQKETSSSGPENRSKIVLLVDASQQTDFPSDIANKSLSESASTMLWKSKGRRRRTSHPAAESSSEQGASEADIDSDSGYCSPKHGNNQAAAMASRNTDSCAMNVVEPSINTTGIGWTNVNSQATQKKPWIEKTPTFSRGGRQAEQRNNPQSGFRCRDHSTSSERMQSLQKRQEKPLATSQASRAEPSPEPLYFEDEDEFPELNSDNGSSKSSSIQQKISPKVLDDLPENSPINIVQTPIPITTSVPKRAKSQKKKALAAALATAQEYSEISMEQKKLQEALSKAAGKKSKTPVQLDLGDMLAALEKQQQAMKARQITNTRPLSYTVGSAAPFHTKESASRKSLTKGQPSMGCLNPLDSTAPKVKRGKEREIAKLKRPTALKKIILKEREEKKGRLSADHSLLGSDEQKETHLNLTADQSQELASQEETGLSMPSDTSLSPASQNSPYCMTPVSQGSPASSGIGSPMASSAITKIHSKRFREYCNQVLSKEIDECVTLLLQELVSFQERIYQKDPTRAKARRRLVMGLREVTKHMKLNKIKCVIISPNCEKIQSKGGLDEALYNVIAMAREQEIPFVFALGRKALGRCVNKLVPVSVVGIFNYSGAEDLFNKLVSLTEEARKAYRDMVAAMEQEQAEEALKNVKKAPHHMGHSRNPSAASAISFCSVISEPISEVNEKEYETNWRNMVETSDGLETSENERESVCKAAVPEKAGNGQMEKTTLNKQPPLATTGTTSATNHGKSMPGDKDEVKPDDNLEWASQQSTETGSLDGSCRDLLNSSMTSTTSTLVPGMLEEEEEEEDDDDEDYAHEPISVEVQLNSRIESWVSETQRTMETLQLGKTLSGAEEDNADQSEEEEMETSEQADPVTDGEEWTNEKHASNTQHKPTICSSLNKEHTDSIYMP
- the SECISBP2L gene encoding selenocysteine insertion sequence-binding protein 2-like isoform X1, with the protein product MDKADKNVKLSAEVEPFIPQKKGPETLMIPMALPNDSGGINSMEPTPIPSYLITCYPFVQENQSNRQFPLYNNDIRWQQPSPNPAGPYLAYPIISAQPPVSTEYTYYQLMPAPCAQVMGFYHPFPTPYPAPFQAPNAVSTVTTECTERPSPSGQVFPLSTQRSRSSNRGPVIQKQQQQLQMHIKSKRPPVKNVATQKETSSSGPENRSKIVLLVDASQQTDFPSDIANKSLSESASTMLWKSKGRRRRTSHPAAESSSEQGASEADIDSDSGYCSPKHGNNQAAAMASRNTDSCAMNVVEPSINTTGIGWTNVNSQATQKKPWIEKTPTFSRGGRQAEQRNNPQSGFRCRDHSTSSERMQSLQKRQEKPLATSQASRAEPSPEPLYFEDEDEFPELNSDNGSSKSSSIQQKISPKVLDDLPENSPINIVQTPIPITTSVPKRAKSQKKKALAAALATAQEYSEISMEQKKLQEALSKAAGKKSKTPVQLDLGDMLAALEKQQQAMKARQITNTRPLSYTVGSAAPFHTKESASRKSLTKGQPSMGCLNPLDSTAPKVKRGKEREIAKLKRPTALKKIILKEREEKKGRLSADHSLLGSDEQKETHLNLTADQSQELASQEETGLSMPSDTSLSPASQNSPYCMTPVSQGSPASSGIGSPMASSAITKIHSKRFREYCNQVLSKEIDECVTLLLQELVSFQERIYQKDPTRAKARRRLVMGLREVTKHMKLNKIKCVIISPNCEKIQSKGGLDEALYNVIAMAREQEIPFVFALGRKALGRCVNKLVPVSVVGIFNYSGAEDLFNKLVSLTEEARKAYRDMVAAMEQEQAEEALKNVKKAPHHMGHSRNPSAASAISFCSVISEPISEVNEKEYETNWRNMVETSDGLETSENERESVCKAAVPEKAGNGQMEKTTLNKQPPLATTGTTSATNHGKSMPGDKDEVKPDDNLEWASQQSTETGSLDGSCRDLLNSSMTSTTSTLVPGMLEEEEEEEDDDDEDYAHEPISVEVQLNSRIESWVSETQRTMETLQLGKTLSGAEEDNADQSEEEEMETSEQADPVTDGEEWTNEKHASNTQHKPTICSSLNKEHTDSIYMP